A DNA window from Streptomyces sp. CA-278952 contains the following coding sequences:
- a CDS encoding endonuclease — translation MTSREVSASARRITDALLEGYGRTYAAEAGIRLRDTPQPLYQLLVLSHLLSARIRASVAVAAARALFADGMRTPRRMADATWQQRVDALGRGGYRRYDERTSTQLGEGAHLVLDVWKGDLRRLRAEADGDGEVVRAGLQRVPGIGPAGADIFVREVQDLWPETGFRAGAKGLQGAERLGLPTSPGTLAELAHGRSRAGLAAALVRAALDRQVVETVRENARARR, via the coding sequence ATGACGAGCCGCGAGGTGTCCGCATCGGCGCGCCGGATCACCGACGCGCTGCTGGAGGGGTACGGGCGGACGTATGCGGCGGAGGCGGGGATCCGGCTGCGTGACACGCCACAGCCGCTCTACCAGCTCCTGGTGCTGAGTCATCTGCTGAGCGCCCGGATCCGGGCGTCGGTCGCCGTGGCCGCCGCGCGGGCGTTGTTCGCGGACGGCATGCGCACCCCGCGCCGGATGGCCGACGCGACCTGGCAGCAGCGCGTGGACGCGTTGGGCCGGGGCGGCTACCGCCGCTACGACGAGCGGACCTCCACCCAGCTCGGGGAGGGCGCACACCTCGTCCTCGACGTCTGGAAGGGCGACCTTCGCCGCCTCCGCGCGGAGGCGGACGGCGACGGGGAGGTGGTGCGTGCGGGGCTCCAGCGCGTCCCGGGGATCGGACCTGCCGGGGCCGACATCTTCGTACGCGAGGTGCAGGATCTCTGGCCGGAGACCGGGTTCCGGGCCGGTGCGAAGGGGCTCCAGGGAGCCGAGAGGCTCGGTCTGCCCACCTCCCCCGGCACACTGGCGGAGCTGGCGCACGGCCGGAGCCGGGCCGGGCTCGCCGCGGCGCTGGTCAGGGCCGCCCTCGACCGGCA
- a CDS encoding DUF6480 family protein → MAVPLNPPGETPPAEGSIGEAHEERPDGGLWEHPGVWTALIVIGALVVAGFFLARVFGYG, encoded by the coding sequence ATGGCTGTTCCACTGAATCCCCCAGGAGAGACACCGCCGGCCGAGGGTTCCATCGGGGAGGCCCACGAGGAACGCCCGGACGGAGGGCTGTGGGAGCACCCCGGCGTCTGGACCGCCCTGATCGTGATCGGCGCGCTGGTGGTCGCCGGATTCTTCCTCGCCCGGGTCTTCGGTTACGGATGA